A single genomic interval of Ruminococcus sp. NK3A76 harbors:
- a CDS encoding phosphopantetheine-binding protein: protein MFEKMKELITQYVEVDADSITEESRFIEDLGFNSYDIMCMLGDAETEFDVDIDEEAIMKCKTVGDLLEYFGGQK, encoded by the coding sequence ATGTTTGAAAAGATGAAAGAGCTTATCACCCAGTATGTAGAGGTAGACGCCGACAGTATCACAGAGGAATCACGTTTTATAGAGGACTTAGGCTTCAACTCATATGATATCATGTGTATGCTCGGCGATGCTGAGACAGAGTTCGATGTTGACATCGACGAGGAAGCAATAATGAAGTGCAAGACAGTAGGCGACCTGCTCGAATACTTCGGAGGTCAGAAATAA
- a CDS encoding AMP-binding protein, which produces MEELKTLKQLVYQADEQYNDEIFLSEYINKQFRNTSFHEFRVACDNIAVWIQKHFTEKTHIALVGTTSFEYLSAWFGVQCSCNVSVPLDTNNSPENIADELFRSDSKMVFLDDKHVKDIPLFKEKCPDIKYFVHLKKPEEGMLFLGDIAAEYAGQQPTGDVTEDELAAILFTSGTTGVSKGVMLSHGNFIDNTTCTPDDDYHGMKLLTVLPIHHVFCFTIDILHSLWNGVTVCVNDNLFHIAKNLKLFEPEYCTFVPMIASTILGKMQQAAKKIPLKRVIARETFGKNLKAIFSGGAYLAPDIIEGFKKFGIDIAQGYGMTECAPRICTGIVGCPKPDSVGKIVRGCEVKTVDGEIWARSKSVMMGYYKNPEETANTLTPDGWLKTGDLGYADDDGYLYITGRKKNLIILSNGENVSPEEIENKFAAFRPIKEMVVYEADQVITAQIYPDPDYKSKDIQAEIRKKVDEVNNSFQPAKRIVNIIFRDKEFVKTASRKIIRARINE; this is translated from the coding sequence ATGGAAGAACTAAAGACCCTTAAGCAGCTCGTATACCAGGCGGACGAGCAGTACAACGATGAGATATTCTTAAGCGAATACATCAACAAGCAGTTCCGCAACACATCGTTCCACGAGTTCCGTGTTGCGTGCGACAACATAGCTGTATGGATACAGAAGCACTTTACGGAAAAGACCCACATCGCACTTGTCGGCACTACTTCGTTTGAATATCTGAGCGCATGGTTCGGCGTACAGTGCAGCTGCAATGTATCCGTTCCGCTCGATACCAACAACTCACCTGAAAACATCGCAGACGAGCTTTTCCGCTCTGACAGCAAAATGGTGTTCCTCGATGACAAGCACGTCAAGGACATTCCCCTTTTCAAGGAGAAGTGCCCGGACATAAAATACTTCGTTCATCTTAAAAAGCCTGAAGAAGGTATGCTTTTCTTAGGCGACATAGCAGCAGAATATGCAGGCCAGCAGCCCACAGGTGATGTGACAGAGGACGAGCTCGCAGCTATCCTTTTCACCTCCGGCACGACCGGTGTCAGCAAGGGTGTTATGCTTAGTCACGGCAACTTTATCGACAACACCACCTGCACACCTGATGATGATTACCACGGCATGAAGCTGCTCACAGTGCTGCCGATACACCACGTTTTCTGCTTTACTATCGACATTCTTCACAGCCTCTGGAACGGTGTTACCGTATGCGTAAACGACAACCTTTTCCACATAGCAAAGAACTTAAAGCTCTTTGAGCCTGAATACTGCACCTTCGTGCCTATGATAGCATCTACCATTCTCGGCAAGATGCAGCAGGCAGCAAAGAAGATACCCCTAAAAAGAGTTATTGCCCGTGAGACATTCGGCAAGAACTTAAAGGCTATCTTCTCGGGCGGTGCTTACCTTGCGCCCGACATAATCGAGGGCTTCAAGAAATTCGGCATCGACATAGCTCAGGGCTACGGCATGACCGAGTGCGCTCCGAGAATATGCACAGGTATAGTGGGCTGCCCCAAGCCCGACTCTGTCGGCAAGATAGTAAGAGGCTGCGAGGTAAAGACTGTTGACGGCGAGATATGGGCAAGAAGCAAGTCTGTAATGATGGGCTACTACAAAAACCCTGAGGAGACTGCAAACACCCTCACCCCCGACGGCTGGCTCAAAACAGGCGACCTCGGCTACGCTGATGACGACGGCTACCTTTATATAACAGGCAGAAAGAAGAACCTCATTATCCTCTCAAACGGCGAGAACGTATCCCCTGAGGAGATAGAGAACAAGTTTGCAGCATTCCGCCCGATAAAGGAAATGGTAGTCTACGAGGCAGACCAGGTGATAACCGCACAGATATATCCCGACCCTGACTACAAGTCTAAGGACATTCAGGCTGAGATACGCAAGAAGGTAGATGAGGTAAACAACTCATTCCAGCCTGCAAAGAGGATAGTCAACATAATCTTCCGTGACAAGGAATTTGTCAAGACTGCATCAAGGAAGATAATCCGTGCAAGGATAAACGAGTGA